In the Balaenoptera acutorostrata chromosome 16, mBalAcu1.1, whole genome shotgun sequence genome, GCATCCTGCCAAAGAAATAAGCTCATTTAAGAATACCAGATCCTACAATACAGGTACTTTTAAAATCACCAATTAGGCCTATAAAGACATTCATATTTTGGTGACACTTCTGCTAAAAATAGTACAAAGGGGAAAAGGTGCCTTACATGGACAAGGCTTAAATTTCCAACCCTTGGTCATGAAATCAACTGTATCCAACTATACTTACAAGATAAAGAACACCAAATATGAGTGATCAAACCTACTTTGTCAGGGTAACGCTGGGTTTAAGCTACCCTTTCTTCATCTGTGAGATGAGATGGGCAGATCGGATGAGCGCTAAGAGGTATACTCTATTAATTGAAAGATGCTTTCTCCCtaaaagggaagagaggggaaggaCCAACCTGCCTTATGGACACATTCTGTGACAACTCCTGGGCTTCTTTCTTGGTTTCACAGAAGATGATAGTGCGCCCTTGGTAACCACTGTACACTCGGATCACATCCCCAATAACTGCTGCCCTTTGAGTCCAGTGGCACTTGACAGCCAGATGcttaggaaagaaggaaaaaaagattatttagtAAAGCCTAGCTGGAATCTAAACTCACCTGCTCAACCCTAATGATACTAGAAGCAATTGTTTAAGCCTGACTAGAGCAAAGTTCTGCCACCACTGTTTAGAGGAAAAAACTAAACCACTAAAGAAGAGAGCCCTTCCCCTTTCTCCAAAGAGTATCtggcttctttatccattttctgaCCTAATACAGGTAATGTAGGAAAAGAAATACCATTCCCTAGATTGCTACAGGAAACCAAATAACTGACAGGAGAAAAGCCTCTGTGTTTTGTCCTTTCATCCACTTAAAAATACAGTCAGTAGTCAGTTTCCGTACAGGTCTATTCCTTGGGTGCAACGAATTCATCTAGGTACCAGACCCTAAGATAAAAACAGCTTTAACATAAACACTAGGATTCTCTGCTGCCCTCTAGTGTATAAACTCTAGATGTAATGTCGTCACTCTGCTTACTAATTCAGACAGATTTAGGTTTCAAAAGATTCTGCAATCAGGCTACCAGCtgatgaaatttagaaaacacagacaCCATATATAACTCAAACAGAAATATAACTTCACATGGCTTTTCACATGGATTTAGTATTTATTTGGAAAAGAAGTTTGTTCTTGCCAGTCTTAATACTATCTGACaggtaaaaaaaattatatacaatttaTTACTAATGCCAGCAACTGAATGAATCATTTACCTCTACAGTTATTGCCGTTTTCTGGGTCTTTTTACCAATCAGGTCCACTTGTTCATATGTAGATTTCATGTATTTCTTAGCAACATTATAAACCCAATGAGGGCAAGTTGCAGAAAAAAGCAATGTTTGGGGATTGTCTTCTGAatctttgcaggaaaaaaaaagtcagtatgaATAAGTCAAACAAGCCTACACAGTATTTCACCTCACCCAATTCTTCCAGGGTCCATCAGCATTCTACAGAAAACACTTGAGGCCAAGCGAAGCATCGAGGACACAAAAATGCAagacacgggcttccctggtggcgcagtggttaagaatccgcctgccaatgcaggggacatgggtcagatccctggtccgggaagatcccacatgccgcggagcaactaagcccgtgcgccacaactactgagcctgtgctctagagcccacgagccacaactactgagcccgcatgtcatgactactgaagcctgcgtgcctagagcccgtgctctacacgagaagccactgcaatgagaagccgcgcaccacaatgaagagtagcccccactcgccataactagagaaagcccacacacagcaacaaagacccaacacagccaaaaataaataaataaattaaaaaaaaaaaaaaagcaagacacgGAGGTACCCAATGGGCAAAGAAATGCTgcctaaataatttatgtaaaggaTCCTTGAAATACCCAGAGTACTTTCTCAAGTTGTTTTGCTCTCTAACCATTGGCCTATATGAACCATGAGGGAAATCTGTCCTTTATGAGACCTACTAAGTGGAAAACAATTAATCAAGCCCAGTAACCACTTTAAATCACTAAATAAATAATCTATAATAAACACCAGAACAGATTTTATACTCATCTATATTCCCTAGCATTTCCTCAACACTTGAAGGTTAGAATTCTAGTCTATTCATCCTTTGAGGTCAGGTACTAAAAATAGCTCCCCAACCCCaatatttttttagtttgctCTTAGAATACCattgcattttcatatatttcaaatgGCAGCATAACTGACAGAACCCTTCTGGAGAGCAAGCTGACAAAGTATATTGAAGAACATGAACTATTTATACCTTTCAATTCAGTAATTTCAATTCTGGAAATCTATCCTTAAGAACTGATgccaaatactgattttttttttgtttttttataaatttattttttatttttatttttggctgctttgggtcttcgttgctatgtgtgggcttcctctggttgcagcgagcaggggctactcttctctgctgcgcggcttctcattgcagtggcttcccttgttgcggaacataggctctaggtgcgtgggcttcagaagttgtggcacatgggctcagtagttgtggcacgtgagctctagagcgcaggatcagtagttgtggcgcacgggcttagttgctccacagcatatgggcTCTTCCCGagccagggctcgaatccgtgtcccctgctgcattggcaggtggattcttaacaactgcactaccagggaagcccccaaatactGATGTTTGAAGAAAGCTGTCTACATAAAAATGTCTGCAAGCAGATTTATATTatgtaaaacttaaaatatgTAGATGGATTAATTCATGGCACAAACAGTTCAGAGTTTTATATGCACAGTAAGATTACagttaacacacacacatgacACAATAGcacaaatcaggaagaaataaaccAAAAGCAAAGTATACTAacctggtttcttttattttccctattGTAATTATATGCAGTtgatgggaaaaataatttttttttggctgtgctgagcGGCAtatgggatcgtagttccccgaccagggatcaaacccatgtcccctgcattggaagcgcagtcttaaccactggaccaccagggaagttccggtaattttttttaatttaagttttccTGAATAAAATAAGCCACCTGCCAACTTCCTAAGGCTTCATTTAACTTTCAGGAGATAGTTAATCACCACCCTTCCTCCAATCCCTTATACCAGTTCTTGAATGTGGAGTTTACCTTTCTTGTATGCCACACATAAAATCTCTTCCACTTGATCAGCAAAGCCCATGTCCAACATCTGGTCAACTTCATCCAGGACAACATGCTTAAGTTTGGTGAGATCTAGCTTGCCGTTCTGCAGGTGGTCTTTGATACGACCTGGTGTCCCAACCAGGATATCAATCCCATTCCGCATGCGTTCAACTATAAAGAACACCAATGATAAAATATGTTggatttttaattccttttattaATCTGGGATACCAaattagatatatttttattctaaaatatttattaactacaaGTACAAGGTAATATGTTAACTACTGAAGATAAAGACGCTCGAGGCACTCCTTGACCTACTGGGGAAACATGTAAGAAGTGACAGTCCAGTGTATTAcatgacaaaacagaaaaatgcacCAGTGGGGGATGGTAGCACCAGGAAAGAATTGATTTCCTTTGCTGGAGGAAGGTATCAAGAttccaaaaagtgaaaataagaatCTTAAAAGAAATGGGAACTTTCTATAAGGTAAGCAGGTATAGGGAGAATGACAAGATAGAAGGGCAAAAATTCCAAGAAGGTACAGAGATGTTCAGAAAAATGGAGTTCAATATAACTAGGATGAGATGGTAATGATACAACTTTCTATTGGGTTGCTACTGCAGTCAAGAAATCTACTGCTagggaggattactggactgaatgtcaatattatgacatagtatgagtgtgtttcgtgtttggtaattgcaatcattgttgcttttgttgtggtcatccatttacaatgcttggtgtcagtttatttatctcttgtaaaaataatatactgtgtgtgtgtgtgtgtgagttgtgagcaaaaaaaaaaaaaaagtttgtataaGGATTACAATTTAAGTATAAATTAGAACCATTTAAATCAGGGAACCTAATTACCGCTCcttaccataaaaagaaatgaaatcgtttaaaagttaaaaagaaattattatttccaGACCTATGTATTATATAGAGCAGAAAGAACAAATGGAATAGTAACTTTACATATTATTATAAAAcctaagaataaaaaggaaatagccCATTCACCACATACTGGATTTAATAAGAAAAGGCAAGAATAAAGCAAGTAATACTTTGACACACCATgagctaaatttttaaataatatacactttttataataaaagttttttataataataataaaaaaagagatctACTGCTAGGCACTCTACTTACCCagtttcatcctcacaacaccaCTGCAGGGTGAGTTTAGCAAGCCTATTTTATACATGAACAAACTAAAGTGCAAAAAAATCAAGCAACTTGAACTGAAAAATCAGTTACTCTGTGAGCAGAGTTTAGATTCACACCCAGGCCGTTCTGATGCCAAAGCCTATGTTAGTTCCACCAAAGCTGAAAAGAGATAATCACAAGCCTTGTGTGCCAATATTAAGacttctatttttatcttttcatattattttttaatttttattttatactggagtatagttgatttacaatgttgttttagtatcaggtgtatagcaaagtgattcagttatacatatacatatatctattctttttcagattctttttccatataggttattatagagtattgagtagagttccctgtgctatatagtaggttcttattgattatctattttatatatagtagtgtgtacatgttaatcccaacctcctgatTTATTCAcccccctacctttcccctttggaaaccataagtttgttttctgtctgggagtctgtttctgttttgtaaataagttcatttgtatcattttttaagattccatatataagtgatatcatgtgatattttgtctttgtctgtcttacttcacttagtatgataatctttagttgcatccatgttgctgcaaacggcattcattcttttttatggctgagtagtattccattgtatatatccacatcttctttacccatttatctgtCCAATGCTAAGgcttttaaaatgcttaaatcCCTTCCCAAATTACAtatctaatctacaaaataaaGCTTCAAGGTCTTGAACTGGGAAGTAATGGAATAGTACAGCAGGTGCTACAAGATTTGGCCCTCAGGaccagagaaaagaaagcctgTCTACAGTAAAAAGAGGCAGAGACCCAAGGTCCTTGACAGAGAAAAGAATTTTCTAGTTCCTGGACTCTGTCCTCTTGGGCTCAGTAAAGTACCATTGCAGCCTTTAGATAAACGCagataaataatacaaaagtCCTAAGAACCGCATACAGGATTTGATACATCATCATGTAGGACCATGTACTTGACCATCTTTAAACAATAATGACAAAAGAAAACCACCATAAATGACTAGATCAGGTAGGTAAAGCCAGATGTCAAGGTCAGAAGAAATCCAATCAGGGCATCCAACAGTAGATGGCATTTTCCTTCCCTCACAGTGGATTTACTTACTTTGTCCTCCATAGGGAGTTCCACCATAAAAACAAGCCACTGCCAGCTTTTTTGTGACGTCACTGAAGTCTCTGCTTACTTGACTTGCCAACTCCCTTGTGGGTGTAAGAACCAGTacctgaaaaggaaaaactaataaTGGAATCCTAAGtattatgcagtatttgtttcTTAACAAATCCTGGAATGCACCAGGAGGTTCAACTCATcctaataattattttcaaaacatcTATTATGTGCGTTGCAATATACTGTGGTGTGGGAGAATAGTAAATATAATATGGTTTCTGACAAATCTACCCACTAGAAAAGCTTGTGATCTTaccaatcaaaagagaaattggtACTCAAATTTATGGTGCTCTAGGATGGTTGCACACAGCAAGCTGGAGGAACTGGGATAAGTTTCATGGAGCTGCTAGTACTTAAGGAACAGCGTTCCAAGAAGAGAACAACTTGAGCGAGGAGTAATACTGCTGATGATAATATCAGCTAATATTTGAGcttttactatgtgtcaggagcTACTAAATGCTtaatatgcattatttttatttaattctcacaacaagtTACCTACAACTGCACTGTACAATTGTATTATAATACCTACAATAACATACAACAGCTCTCTTAAAACCAAAAGGCAAGCCTGGATTTAAATTCGGGTAGCCAGGCTACAAAACCTAGAGTCTGAACCTCTGCACTACAGTGAATCTGAAGTAGAATGGAAGTCAGAAGAGTAAGGCAGGGCCAACATGGTGAGGGGCTTTGAATCCTACAGCAGTTAACAGGACACACAACACACAACCACTACAGATCCTCAAATAGTCTAACAACATGAAACAAATATGATTTAAGAACAACTTAGTATATCCatccaacagatatttactgaagtGAAcatccactatgtgccaggcactattccaggTGCTAGAAAAATTCGTTTGTTTACTGCTGTTGTAACTGTAAATAAATACAACAGTAAACAAATCTATTAATTAGGACAACATGGCCTCGTCACCTCTGATACCCCTCCTATTCAGACATCtctattaaaaatgctttctccaTTTTAGGCAAAACCTGACCAAACCTGTGAGCCTCAGGGACATCTAAGAGTCTGAAAGAAACATGCGAGCATTAATAATACAGGTGATCACAACCATGGGGGCAGAttacaatatttaaatatataaggtTTGTGGTCAACAGTCTTAAAAGAATTATCCTGGTTTACCTTCAGATAAAGATCTCCAGTAAATACCAGAAAGAGGCCTTAAGGAAAACCCAATAAAAAACAATAGGGTATGTAAACGATGCTCAAACAATGACTCTTCCTGTGCAGATTTGGAACCCCTAAGGACTGCTTAAAGATATTTACCTGAGGGGCACGGCCTCTCTTCCGGTCTTGCAGCTCTCCCTGAAGTCTCTCAACCAAAGGGATAGCAAAGGAGAATGTCTTCCCAGTTCCTGTCCGTGCCTGTGCGATCAAGTCCTTCCCACTATAGACGTGGTGAAACGTCTTTGCTTGTATAGGAAACAGGAAGGTCACCCCACGGGCTGTGAACAAATGAAGCATGTTATCTGACACTGCAATTCTTAAAGTCCCAGCCATACTGGAGAATGAAAGCATAGCCGCCCTTCTGGTCCTGCAGAATTATGGAATTCTACATTCTGGTCACATCTACAAAGTCAAGTTCAAATATATTCTGGCAAGAATCTGCTTGAAGAAAAGATATCAATAAACTGTAAAGCACCAAATTATAGTAAATACTTATTATCTTAAGAGATTAAGCCTCTTGTCACAAAATCTCATCCAAAGGCCAGTATAAGCCTGAAAATCAGGTGCTTTGTTGTCTGACTGCCACACCTGATTCAGAAAACACCTAAGTTGAGCATCTGTGACTTCCTACCTGGTTCACAGGCACTATGCTAAGATGAGTTCTGAGTCAGGCTGGTATCATTAACCTAGAGATGCCTCAAGAAGTGGaagaaggtaaaaaagaaaataccgggcttccctggtggcacagtggttaagaatccgcctgccaatgcaggagacacgggttcgagccctggcctgggaagatcccacatgccacggagcaactaggcccgagagccacaactactgagcctgcactctagagcccgcaagccacaactactgaacccatgtgccacaactagtgaagcctgtgcgcctagagcccgtgctccgcagcaagagaagccacgacaatgagaagcccgcgcaccgcaatgaagagtagcccccgctcgccacaactagagaaagcccgggcgcagcaacgaagacccaacacagccaaaaaaaatcttaaaaaacaaattaaaaaaaaaagaattaaaaaaaaaaaaaaataccaacatGGTATCAATTGTTTAATTTCACCAGCACTATGAGTCATTACACTTCTGAATATACATATTGTACTGAATAAATTTTAATCACTCTAAGAGGCAGCAAAGGCCATCACTAGTTTAGTCCTATACCAAATATACAGATCTACTTCATTATATGGTTGCATATATCATCCTCCAATAAGAACATGTCCCAGTTCATTTCAACAAAAACAGTGGAGTGCTTCCAAGTAATATGTTCTAACATTATACAGTATTTCCAAGAACATTACCTTTGAGAAGTTTAATAGTTTCTTCAGATATGGGAAAATTAGAGAAAGCTCCTTCTTTTTGCTCCACAGTTATCTCCTGTCAAGTAAAGGGCCACAGAAAGAAATTAATAACTTTACCCCTACAAGCTAAATACAGAAAGCCTTTTGAGAAAAACTACTCTAAAATATCTCTTCTAAATCAATTCTAAAACATCTCTTCTAAATCAACCAAAAAGACACAAAAACTTTGGTAGGTAAATCAAGATCTGAAAAGGAAACAGATCATAGTAATATGTAAAACCCTAACCAAAAAAAAGTTTGTAGCAAATACATAGAGCACATATATACCATGTGTAGCTAGTGAAAGCAGATTCAGTCTCGACTAAGAACTTTTCCACAATCATTCCAAACGAACAATACACTGTTGAACAGGTTATTAACCCCTTCCCATAGCAACATCTTTCATATATACATccacagaaaataaggaacaaataTTTATGACAAAATGATCACATTGGCACTATTTGATTGTAAACAATCTGAATGCTCAACAGAGGAATAATTAAGTGAATTTCTAAACATTTATATGATGTATTatgtaaccatttaaaatatttaatatttaaaagtgggAAAAATGCCTATATAAAAATATAGGCAAGATAGGAAAAGGCAAACTACAATATTGCATATAGTACAATgataatctgattttttaaaaagctgtatatattttttataatcaggaaaaatttttaaatgctgatcATGACCTACagcaaagagaaaattatttattagatTTAGGATCTTTCTTTGATGACTGAGTTTCTGAAAGACAGCAGTAATAGCTTCCAAAGGGACATTTAAGTATCTTATTCAACTCAAGTTAGTTTATGGCCTATACAAAAAGACTTATGCAATCAAGCAAGCACTTTTTCAGTGGTTCCACTTAATCATGATTTATTAGGTGAAACCCCTCAGACGGAAACTGGAGCATATTTGCATAACCATATCCCTCCTGTTGATTTCTGACCTGCAAATAAGCAGACCATGTGTGGAGAGAAGACTTTCTCAAAACTTAAACAGATCTGCTCAGTTGCAAAGGAGGCATTCTAACACTGCAGTTTTTAAGATGAAGTCTCACCCTGCAGCTCAATGCAGTGCTGACACATCAAATTTCCTCCCATTATTAAATAATTCGTTTAATAATTACGTACTTATTTACCTGAAACAACATCGAAAGATACATTCTACATATTAAAATGCCACTTTACCTGCTCTAACTCACTGTTACTTTCTTCACTGGCAGCTTCCTTGGAGTCGGAGTCAGGTCCAGAATGAGGGAATCCATTCTTCAGGTTGGGGCTTTTCTCTCCAATTtctccattcatttctttttctttcttcatcttcttgGACTTAGGCGCACTCAAGTCGTCCTCAGAAGGCTCCtcattttttattagttttttggttttaggAGAAACAACTGTCTTTTCACAGGGCTCCTTTGATTTTTTCGCCCTTTTGGTTTTAGGAGATATAATGTCATCTTGAGAtggctcctctttcttttttgcctttttggaTTTAGGAGAACTCATGTCAGCCTCAGAAGGCCCTgctttctttttaacctttttagcTTTGGGGGAAAtcgtttcttccttttcttctgctgcCTCTTCAGTCTTATTAGATTTTGGCTTCTCTTTCTTACctttctaaaaaattaataaagacaatacaaacaatgaacaaaacattGATACACTTGTATAATATATCGATTCTGCATTAATTCAAGATCACATAATTATGAAGAATACAATTTGGGGGCATTTTTCAACATGTGTACTTTCATCTTGCAGTAAGGCAAAAATCAAACGGTATGTTTTTTAATACCATTTCTTGGCTATATGGAAAGAAGAATATATCAATAACTTCATTAGCTTGGAAAAGAACGCGCTTCTTGGTAACTATTCAATTCATGGTGGTCGAACAAGTTGTAAAGTCAATTTTTCACATGGGACTTGGAGTGGCTCAAGGGATGCTCCAACATATTGTAAACTACACACACTATAGGAAGTGATCAAGAACAATTTAACTTAATTCTGGTAGAGTAATAAGACCATGTATACCCACAGACAGATGGTGTTAAGCAGATTTCTTTCTCTGCTAGAATTCCTCTACAAGTAAGACAGGAATTCATAATATCTGCCTTGTTAATCTCACAAACgcaaataaatttacataaagaCATGTTATGAACCAAAAAGTTATAAAAACCCACAGTCTATCACCCCATGTGTAAAAATGGTGTACctaatttaaagggaaaaacaaagagcaCAAGTTACAAGAAAACGGAATGGGTGAAACCTCAAAACCAAACCAGATTACGGCTCCTACTTGAAATGTCTGACCCTCTCcaatttttcatatttctgaaaACTTAATATTACTGAAAACGTGTTTTACCCTCTGTTAAGACCTCTGTGGCAGAGCCTCAGGCCAATTCCTGAAGTATGGGGACTATTACATTGAGCTACTATTACAGTCTGCCTCCATGAAACTTCAGGCCTGGCCTCTGCTCTTAAAATCATGGATGAACGATAATCTCTCCCATATGACCCATCCTTCAGACATCTGAAAAACAATCTGGTCCACCCCATCCCACGACTTCAATTCTTTCATCCCTTGGTTCCACCAATGAGTGGATTTCCAATCCCGGTGGTCTCCTTTGGAATACAATGGAGTATGTTGGGCATGTCCCTTCTAATTTCAGCATCTCACAACCGAACACGTTGACTAATGCAAGGCAGGTAAAACCAAGACCGCTTCCTCCCCACCTGTGGGGACAAGTCTGTGCTACCTCGGCTTCCTACAACAGCAAAATATTCCTTCGAGAAAcagcaaggaaagaaaattctaaGTCCCGTATAACACAAGTTCAGGGACAATCTTTGTTCTCACTGACCTTATCTCAGAACACACACTCAGTCACAAGTTAAGTCTCTATCTACGGAAGTAACAGCAAGGAGGCAGACAGCTATAGAGGTAACTTAAGACTACCGCACACTGGCGGCCTATATAAAAAATATGGTGTGCAGTTATCACCACAACCTGTCTACATTTCCACGGGAAATACGACCAATAAACCTTAAGAGGAATTGAACTACTTTATCGTCTAAGGGCCGCTTCCCAGAAAACTGTACTCCCACTACTAGGGTAAAAAAAATGTCACCGCGGACGCCGCCCACGTGTGCGGATGGCTTTATGGTCTCGCCAGTTTAGTCGAAAGCCAGTAGGTCTGAGTCTGGGCCAAAACGTGGCGCCTAACCATGACGGTCCTACTCTGTGCACCGGGTGCGGGACGCCCAGATTCAGGGACCACGTGGGACACCCGGCCCGCTCTCCAGTTCCGATCCGCCCAGACCTCTGGGCAGCGCGCCCATCGGCCGCGGAGAGCACCGACCACCCCCGGGCGCCCCTTGGCCGAAACTCACGCGGGTCTCGGGACGAGCCGGGTCCGCGCGGCGCGCCACGCGCCCCCAGCCCGGGCCCCTCCTCTTAGCGGCCGGCCCCCCGTCCTGTCTTGCCCCAAGTCCCTCGGCCCCCGGCGGtaccttctcattttgctttcgCGGCATCTCCACTTTCGCCATGGCCGTGTCCGACTCCAAATCCGCCTCACTAAGAAGTTTCCCCGGCATCACTCAGGACAAGCAGAACAGGCCGACCGCTCTCTTCTACCGCGTGGAGAGGAAGAGAATGCCCAGCTTTCTCTTTAGCCGACCCAGCTGTCGTCACTTCCGGTAGCAAAGCGCATCCTGCGGAAGCGGAAACCGCCGAGAGGCGGGGGCGCACGTGGTAGCTCCACAGCCGCTGCTGCTCAAGGTGGCTGGACTCACTGAATTAGCTGAGTAAGTCGCCTGAACTAGAAGGCACCTACAGAAGGGTAGGAAACCCAGAGGCTGGCTTTATTCTCGTTCACACTCTGCCCAGATTACCGCCGGCCCCGGCCTGATAAATGAAGATTTGTAGTTGCTTTTGAGTAGCGCCTCTTCAGTGCTTTATATTAGATTGCTCTCGTTTGTAAGGTCCTTTCACGCGCAGACTCGCGAGATGTGTATTCTTGATCATCTTGGGGAGACGTCGACACTTGAAAGGAGACACCCAGACTCACAAGCCTGGGTGAGAGCTAGAGGTCGGGC is a window encoding:
- the DDX21 gene encoding nucleolar RNA helicase 2; the protein is MPGKLLSEADLESDTAMAKVEMPRKQNEKKGKKEKPKSNKTEEAAEEKEETISPKAKKVKKKAGPSEADMSSPKSKKAKKKEEPSQDDIISPKTKRAKKSKEPCEKTVVSPKTKKLIKNEEPSEDDLSAPKSKKMKKEKEMNGEIGEKSPNLKNGFPHSGPDSDSKEAASEESNSELEQEITVEQKEGAFSNFPISEETIKLLKARGVTFLFPIQAKTFHHVYSGKDLIAQARTGTGKTFSFAIPLVERLQGELQDRKRGRAPQVLVLTPTRELASQVSRDFSDVTKKLAVACFYGGTPYGGQIERMRNGIDILVGTPGRIKDHLQNGKLDLTKLKHVVLDEVDQMLDMGFADQVEEILCVAYKKDSEDNPQTLLFSATCPHWVYNVAKKYMKSTYEQVDLIGKKTQKTAITVEHLAVKCHWTQRAAVIGDVIRVYSGYQGRTIIFCETKKEAQELSQNVSIRQDAQSLHGDIPQKQREITLKGFRNGDFGVLVATNVAARGLDIPEVDLVVQSSPPKDVESYIHRSGRTGRAGRTGICICFYQHKEEYQLAQVEQKAGIKFKRIGVPSATEIIKASSKDAIRLLDSVPPTAIGHFKQSAEKLIEEKGAVEALAAALAHISGATSVDQRSLINSDVGFVTMILQCSIEMPNISYAWKELKEQLGEGIDSKVKGMVFLKGKQGVCFDIPTASVTEVQEKWHDSRRWQLSVATEQPELEGPREGYRSFRGQREGNRSFRGQRERNRSFRGQRSGGGNKSNRFQNKGQKRSFSKAFGQ